One window from the genome of Drosophila albomicans strain 15112-1751.03 chromosome 2L, ASM965048v2, whole genome shotgun sequence encodes:
- the LOC117563627 gene encoding uncharacterized protein LOC117563627, with amino-acid sequence MRIQYVLLPIVVAILVSSAGAARIRPAVGAVNNALYQRFVCARKADGFRTLQPGSCSQFYECQAGVAKAKSCRNFFDPKSQKCVSYNVGCVEVKQATNMYAEVEATTCETTTLPCEETTTTCGPTTTTTCETTTTTCEPTTTTTCEPTTTTTCESTTTTTCEPTTTTTCETTTTTTCEPTTTTTCESTTTTTCEPSTTTTTTTASTTTTTTTCSTSTTTTTTTTTTTTTTCSTTTSTTTTTTTTTTTTTTCSTTTSTTTTTTTTTTTTTTTTCSTTTSTTTTTTTTTTTTTTTTTCSTTTTTTTTTTTTTTTTTTTTTTTTTCSTTTTTTTTTTTTTTTTTTTKCSTTTSTTTTTTTTTTTTTTTTCSTTTTTTTTTTTTTTTTTTTTTTTTCSTTTTTTTTTTTTTTTTTTTTTTTTTTCSTSTTTTTTTTTTTTTTTTTTTTCSTTTTTTTPATTTTTTTCSTTTTTTTTCSTPTTTPCTSAALTTPTTTSCPPPTTKPCSETTTTVCSSPATTTSATTASSWWRLF; translated from the exons ATGAGAatacaatatg TCCTGTTGCCCATTGTTGTGGCTATTCTTGTGAGCAGTGCAGGAGCAGCCAGAATTCGTCCTGCAGTTGGTGCCGTTAACAACGCTTTGTATCAACGCTTTGTCTGTGCCAGGAAGGCCGATGGATTCCGTACTTTGCAGCCCGGCAGTTGCTCACAATTCTACGAGTGTCAAGCTGGTGTTGCCAAGGCCAAGTCCTGTCGCAACTTCTTCGATCCCAAGAGCCAAAAATGCGTCAGCTACAACGTTGGTTGCGTTGAGGTTAAGCAGGCAACGAATATGTATGCGGAGGTTGAAGCAACAACATGCGAAACAACCACACTGCCCTGTGAAGAAACCACGACAACGTGCGgacctacaacaacaaccacttgtgaaacaacaaccactacaTGTGAGCccacaacaaccaccacaTGTGAgcctacaacaacaaccacttgTGAAAGTACAACCACTACAACGTGTGaacctacaacaacaaccacttgtgaaacaacaaccaccactaCATGTGaacctacaacaacaaccacttgTGAATCTACTACAACCACCACATGCGAgccttcaacaacaacaaccacaacaacagctagcaccactacaacaacaaccacttgctctacaagcacaacaacgacaacaacaaccaccaccacaacaacaaccacatgcTCTACAACCACATCtactaccacaacaacaacaaccaccacaacaacaacaaccacatgcTCTACTACAACATCTActaccacaacaacgacaacaacaaccaccaccacaacaacaaccacatgcTCTACTACCACATCtaccacgacaacaacaacaaccaccaccacaacgacaacaacaacaaccacatgctctacaaccacaacaacaacaactaccactactacaacaacgacaacaacaaccactacaACCACTACGACAACCACATGctccacaacgacaacaaccaccactactacaacaacaactaccaccaccacaacaacaaccaagtgCTCTACAACAACAtctaccacaacaacaaccaccaccacaacaacgacaacaacaacaaccacatgctctacaaccacaacaacaactaccactactacaacaacgacaacaacaaccactacaACCACTACGACAACCACATGctccacaacgacaacaaccaccactactacaacaacgacaacaacaaccaccactactacaacaacgacaacaacaaccacttgCTCTACA TctactacaacaacgacaacaaccacgacgacaacaaccactacCACCACTACGACAACCACTTGCtctacaacgacaaccaccaccacccctgcaacgacaacaacaacaaccacttgCTCTacaaccaccacaacaacaaccacgtGCTCCACCCCTACAACAACCCCATGCACCTCGGCAGCACTTACGACGCCTACAACAACCTCCTGCCCGCCACCGACAACCAAACCTTGTTCGGAGACGACGACAACAGTTTGCTCATcaccagcaacaaccacatcgGCGACAACAGCTTCCTCTTGGTGGAGGTTGTTTTAG